A region from the Pelagovum pacificum genome encodes:
- a CDS encoding GatB/YqeY domain-containing protein, with the protein MDMRSRISAALKDAMRSKEAERLSTLRLITAAIKDREIALRTGEENAPAVVGNEEVLGILGKMVKQRNESARAYEEGGRLDLAEREQQEARVIEEFLPRQLSEEEADAAITSAIDETGAESIRDMGKVMGALKSRYTGQMDFGKVGPRVKERLG; encoded by the coding sequence ATGGATATGCGTAGCCGGATCAGCGCGGCTCTGAAGGACGCAATGCGTTCGAAAGAGGCCGAGCGGCTTTCCACTCTCCGGCTGATCACCGCCGCCATAAAGGATCGCGAGATCGCCCTGCGCACGGGGGAGGAAAACGCCCCCGCCGTGGTTGGCAACGAGGAAGTGCTCGGCATCCTCGGCAAGATGGTCAAGCAGCGCAACGAAAGTGCCCGCGCTTACGAGGAAGGGGGTCGTCTCGACCTCGCCGAGCGCGAACAACAGGAAGCCCGCGTGATCGAGGAATTCCTCCCCCGCCAGTTGAGCGAGGAGGAGGCGGACGCCGCCATCACCTCCGCGATCGACGAAACGGGCGCCGAGAGCATCCGCGACATGGGCAAGGTCATGGGCGCGCTGAAATCGCGCTATACCGGCCAGATGGATTTCGGCAAAGT
- the carA gene encoding glutamine-hydrolyzing carbamoyl-phosphate synthase small subunit: MTRPTACLALADGTLFFGKGFGAIGLTTAELCFNTAMTGYQEIMTDPSYAGQVVTFTFPHIGNVGVNPEDDETADPVAEGMVVKWDPTEPSNWRAAESLTPWLERRGRIGIGGVDTRRLTRAIRQQGAPHVALAHDPDGNFDIDALVKAARSFNGLTGLDLAKDVTCAQSYRWDQTKWAWPNGFGTLTNPRHKVVAIDYGAKRNILRNLASTGCDVTVLPASATADDVLALAPDGLFLSNGPGDPAATGAYAVPMIKEVLDRSEMPVFGICLGHQMLALALGARTIKMNHGHHGANHPVKDLETGKVEITSMNHGFTVDSQTLPLGVKETHVSLFDGSNCGIRMDGRPVFSVQYHPEASPGPQDSAYLFERFTDAMVKRAETA, encoded by the coding sequence ATGACACGTCCCACCGCCTGCCTCGCCCTCGCCGACGGCACGCTGTTCTTCGGCAAAGGCTTCGGGGCGATTGGCCTGACGACCGCCGAACTCTGCTTCAACACCGCGATGACGGGCTACCAGGAGATCATGACCGATCCCTCCTACGCCGGGCAGGTCGTGACCTTCACCTTCCCCCACATCGGCAACGTCGGCGTGAACCCGGAAGATGACGAAACCGCGGACCCGGTGGCCGAGGGCATGGTGGTCAAGTGGGACCCGACGGAGCCCTCGAACTGGCGCGCGGCCGAGTCGCTGACACCGTGGCTCGAACGGCGCGGCCGGATCGGGATCGGCGGCGTCGACACCCGCCGGCTGACTCGGGCGATCCGCCAGCAGGGCGCGCCACATGTCGCGCTCGCGCATGACCCGGATGGCAACTTCGACATCGATGCGCTGGTGAAGGCCGCGCGGTCGTTCAACGGTCTGACCGGACTCGACCTCGCCAAGGACGTGACCTGTGCGCAATCCTACCGCTGGGACCAGACGAAGTGGGCGTGGCCGAACGGCTTCGGCACGCTGACCAACCCACGGCACAAGGTCGTCGCGATCGACTACGGCGCCAAGCGCAACATCCTGCGCAACCTCGCCTCCACCGGCTGTGACGTGACCGTTCTTCCGGCGTCCGCCACGGCGGACGACGTGCTGGCGCTCGCCCCCGACGGGCTGTTCCTGTCCAACGGCCCGGGCGACCCGGCCGCCACGGGTGCCTACGCCGTCCCGATGATCAAGGAAGTGCTCGACCGCTCCGAGATGCCGGTCTTTGGCATCTGCCTCGGCCACCAGATGCTGGCGCTCGCGCTTGGCGCGCGGACCATCAAGATGAACCACGGGCACCACGGCGCCAACCACCCGGTGAAGGATCTCGAGACCGGCAAGGTCGAGATCACCTCGATGAACCATGGCTTTACGGTGGACAGCCAGACCCTGCCGCTTGGCGTGAAGGAGACGCACGTCTCCCTCTTCGACGGGTCGAACTGCGGGATCCGCATGGACGGCCGCCCGGTCTTCTCCGTGCAGTATCACCCGGAGGCGAGCCCCGGCCCGCAGGACAGCGCCTACCTGTTCGAGCGGTTCACCGACGCGATGGTGAAGCGGGCCGAGACCGCTTAA